The stretch of DNA GTTTGGGGATAAAGTCATAGGCGCCGAGGTTAATCGCCTTCACCGCATACTCCATGGATCCCGCCCCGGTGAGAAAAAGCACCGGGATATCCAGTTTTCGTTTATTAAGCGCCTGAATGGTCTCAAAGCCGTTCAGGCCGGGCATATTGATATCCAGAAGGATGGCGTCTATTTCATCCGTTACCGCGTCAAGGGCGGCGCGGCCGTCTTCAACGGCTAAAACCTGATAGCCGAAAAGTTCAAGAATTTTCATGACCGCATCCCGAACCAATGGATCGTCGTCAGCCATGAGAATTTTTGTCTGGGTCAGCGATGAATTATGAAGCCGCGCCGATAATACCAAAAAATTTCCCCTCGAAAGTACACGTCAATAATGCATGAAAACAGGCGTGAAAAAACAGAGCACACCGCAGCCACTCTACAGGGTCCAAAAGGTTTTTGCAATTTTTTGTGCATTCTCCAGGGAGGGAACAGGCGCCGTGGTCCGACGCAACAAACGGAACTTTTCGTCCCCGAGAAATCGTTTGCCGGTCATTTCGGCAAGCACTGCCAGCACCCCATCGCGCTGCCCGGCAACATTGTAGCCGCCTTCCAGGGTGACAAGCAATCTGCCGCGGCAGAGTTCATCCGCCAAATCCAGCAGGACACGGGCCATATAGGCAAAACCGTCAATCGTCACCTTCATGGTGCCCAGCGGATCGGCCTTGTAGATATCAAATCCGGCGGAGACCAGTATCATTTCCGGCTGATAGGCCCGGGCCAAAGGGACAAGCAGCGTATTGAAGATTTGAGCGAACTCTTCATCACCCTGGCCGCCGGGCAACGGCACATTGACGGTATACCCTTCCCCCTTCCCTTCGCCCGTTTCCAGCAGGGAGCCTGTTCCCGGGTAATAGGGATACTGGTGGGTGGAAAAATAAAGAACCTCGTCCGTAGTGTAAAAGCTGTGCTGGGTCCCGTTCCCGTGATGCAGGTCCCAGTCGACGATCAGCACCCGCTTCATCGCCAGATTCCGGATGGCATAGCGGGCGGCAATCGCCACATTATTAAAAAGGCAGAAGCCCTTGCCGTATCCCTTTTCCGCATGATGCCCCGGTGGACGGACCAGGGCGAAACAATTGTCCACCTCACCGGCCGCAACCAGCCGCGTCCCTTCAACCACCGCCCCGACTGCCAGGCAGGCCGCATCATAGGATTTAGGCGAGGTGGTGGTGTCCGGATCAAGCAGGTCAAATCGTTTGCCGGCCGTTGCCGCTACCCTGGCAATATGCTCATCGCTGTGGTTGAGGCCGATGATGTCATGATCAGCCGCCTGAAAATCAGGAAACTGGAAATTGTCTCTGATGCCTGGTTTTTCGAGCTGTTCATAGATAACGCGCAACCTTTCCGGTGACTCAACATGGTCATTGCCCGGTTGATGCTCCAAAAAAAGGTCGTTTTTCATGATCGCGGTTTTTCGCATAATTTCCCTCGTTATTCCGCTGTTTTTCGTATTTCTTTTTCCGTGACCAGATAATGCAGGTGCTGGTCATGGGGCAGAAGCGGCAACGCTTCCACCACCTGCGCTTCAAAGGCAAGACCGATACGGGTTGCCCGGCACGCTTCGGCCGCCAGAAAACGGTCGTAATAGCCTCCCCCGTAACCAAGCCGGCCGCCCCGGCCATCAAAAACGGAGCCCGGCACCAGAACCACGTCAATCTCAGCCGGATCAACAGGGTGAAGCCTGGCCGGATCAGGTTCGGGGATGCCGCAATAGCCCGGCTGCAAATCCCGCAAGGGATCACTGATCTGATAGGGTACCAGCCGCCGCTCCGCGACCATGGTCAAGGGCGCGCAGACCGCAATTTTTCGTTGCCGGAGCATTGCAAAAAGAGGAAACGTTGCAACCTCACTGCGGAAATTGACATAAACCATGATCAAGGCAGCCCGCCGGACAGCATCCATGGTCAGCAGTTTTTCATGGATACTCCTGCTTTTTTCCTCTCTGAGCAGGGGATCAAGCGCCTCGCGCAGGCCCAGTATTTTCCGGCGTAAATCCTTTCGCTCTTCGGTCATTATCTTTTTCACTTCCGTTTTTCGCCAAACGCGACAACCTGACGGCAAAATCCGCCGACAAACTTCACATCCCGGGCCCGCAGTCCGATCCGGCCGAGAAAATGGCGGATATTGCGCATCCAGTAGGCATAATCGGAATCTTTCAAAAAATTCATGGCCCGCAGCGCTTCTTCGACAAGCGCGTACATGGCCTCCATTTCATGGTTGTTGGCCAGTTTGGCTACGGGAGCAGGCTTTCGGTCATTGTGCAGCTGCAGAACTCCGCTGTAAAGCTCATAGGAAAGAAGGGCAACCGCCTGGGCCAGATTGAGGGAGGAAAAATCCGCCGTGGGTATCGTGGTGACACTGTTGCAAAA from Desulfobulbaceae bacterium DB1 encodes:
- a CDS encoding histone deacetylase, translating into MRKTAIMKNDLFLEHQPGNDHVESPERLRVIYEQLEKPGIRDNFQFPDFQAADHDIIGLNHSDEHIARVAATAGKRFDLLDPDTTTSPKSYDAACLAVGAVVEGTRLVAAGEVDNCFALVRPPGHHAEKGYGKGFCLFNNVAIAARYAIRNLAMKRVLIVDWDLHHGNGTQHSFYTTDEVLYFSTHQYPYYPGTGSLLETGEGKGEGYTVNVPLPGGQGDEEFAQIFNTLLVPLARAYQPEMILVSAGFDIYKADPLGTMKVTIDGFAYMARVLLDLADELCRGRLLVTLEGGYNVAGQRDGVLAVLAEMTGKRFLGDEKFRLLRRTTAPVPSLENAQKIAKTFWTL
- a CDS encoding 5-formyltetrahydrofolate cyclo-ligase, encoding MTEERKDLRRKILGLREALDPLLREEKSRSIHEKLLTMDAVRRAALIMVYVNFRSEVATFPLFAMLRQRKIAVCAPLTMVAERRLVPYQISDPLRDLQPGYCGIPEPDPARLHPVDPAEIDVVLVPGSVFDGRGGRLGYGGGYYDRFLAAEACRATRIGLAFEAQVVEALPLLPHDQHLHYLVTEKEIRKTAE